A window of Strix aluco isolate bStrAlu1 chromosome 2, bStrAlu1.hap1, whole genome shotgun sequence contains these coding sequences:
- the RBM26 gene encoding RNA-binding protein 26 isoform X6, whose protein sequence is MVVKMIIENFEALKSWLSKTLEPICDADPSALAKYVLALVKKDKSEKELKALCVDQLDVFLQKETQIFVEKLFDAVNTKSYLPPPEQPSSGSLKVEFFQHQEKETKKEEIVKEEEREKKFSRRLNHSPPQSSSRYRDTRSRDERKKDERSRKRDYDRNPPRRDSYRDRYNRRRGRSRSYSRSRSRSWSKERLRDRDRDRSRSRSRTRSRGTNSWSLKYERDLGKPKYDMDRTDPLENNYTPVSSVTNISSGHYPVPTLSSTITVIAPAHHGNNTTESWSEFHEEQLDHNSYGRPPLPKKRCRDYDEKGFCMRGDMCPFDHGSDPVVVEDVNLPGILPFPAQPPVVEGPPPPGLPPPPPILSPPPVNLRPPVPPPGPLPPSLPPVTGPPPPLPPLQPAGMDAPPNSATSSVPTVVTTGIHHQPPPAPPSLFTAGVVLRLCPQETYDTDGYNPEAPSITNTSRPMYRHRVHAQRPNLIGLTSGDMDLPPREKPPNKSSMRIVVDAESRKRTIGAGDGGVPTKKTWFDKQNFNRTNSPGFQKKVQFGNENTKLELRKVPPELNNISKLNEHFSKFGNLVNLQVAYQGDPEGALIQFATHEEAKKAISSTEAVLNNRFIKVYWHREGSAPQIQTTTQKVIQPLVQQPSLPVVKQSVKERLGPVPASNIEPAEAQSANTEVTQNVTKLSVKDRLGFVSKPVTPTTEKVLSTSTGLTKTVYNPAALKAAQKSLPVVSTSVLDSNEAQKKKQEALRLQQDVRKKKQEILEKHIETQKMLISKLEKNKAMKSEDKAEIMKTLEILTNSITKLKDELKGVSPGGGTPLKSMKTKTQMQKELLDTELDLYKKMQAGEEVTELRRKYTELQLECCV, encoded by the exons ATGGTGGTTAAAATGATCATAGAAAACTTCGAGGCGCTGAAATCCTGGCTCAGCAAAACCTTGGAGCCCAT ATGTGATGCAGATCCATCTGCCCTAGCTAAATATGTTCTGGCTTTGGTAAAGAAGGATAAAAGTGAAAAGGAACTGAAGGCGTTGTGTGTTGATCAGCTGGATGTATTTCTTCAGAAAG AAACTCAGATATTTGTGGAAAAACTGTTTGATGCTGTGAATACAAAAAGCTATCTACCTCCACCGGAGCAGCCATCGTCAGGAAGCCTGAAAGTAGAATTTTTTCAGCAccaagaaaaagagacaaaaaaagaagag atagttaaagaggaagagagagagaaaaagtttTCTAGAAGATTAAATCACAGTCCTCCTCAGTCAAGTTCTCGCTACAGAGATACCAG AAGCCgtgatgaaaggaaaaaagatgaacGTTCTCGGAAGAGAGATTATGACCGAAATCCTCCCAGAAGAGATTCTTACAGGGATCGATATAacagaagaagagggaggagtcGGAGCTACAGCAGGAGTCGAAGTAGAAGTTGGAGCAAAGAGAGATTGCGGGACCGGGATCGAGACCGGAGCAGAAGCCGGAGCAGAACACGCAGCAGAGGTACCAACAGTTGGTCTCTAAAATACG aaaggGATTTGGGAAAGCCAAAATATGATATGGATAGAACAGATCCATTAGAGAACAATTATACTCCAGTTTCTTCTGTGACAAATATTTCATCCGGCCACTACCCTGTCCCTACACTGAGCagcactattactgttattgctccTGCTCATCATGGAAATAACACTACTGAAAGCTGGTCGGAGTTCCATGAAGAGCAGCTGGACCACAACTCCTATGGAAGACCTCCACTGCCAAAAAAACGCTGTAGAGATTATGATG AAAAGGGTTTCTGTATGAGAGGAGACATGTGCCCTTTTGATCATGGAAGTGATCCAGTAGTGGTGGAAGATGTGAATCTTCCTGGCATTCTGCCTTTTCCAGCACAACCCCCTGTTGTCGAAGGACCACCTCCTCCTGGACTTCCTCCCCCTCCACCAATTCTGAGTCCTCCTCCTGTTAACCTTAGACCTCCAGTACCACCACCAGGCCCCTTACCACCTAGCCTTCCACCTGTAACAG GACCACCCCCTCCACTTCCCCCACTGCAGCCTGCTGGCATGGATGCCCCCCCAAACTCAGCAACTAGCTCAGTTCCTACCGTTGTTACAACGGGTATTCATCACCAGCCGCCTCCTGCTCCACCCTCTCTTTTTACAGCAGGTGTAGTACTGAGGCTTTGCCCACAAG AAACGTATGACACAGATGGCTATAATCCAGAAGCTCCAAGTATAACAAATACTTCAAGACCTATGTATAGACATAGAGTACATGCCCAAAGACCAAATTTGATAGGACTCACATCAGGTGATATGGATCTACCACCCAGAG AAAAACCTCCTAATAAAAGTAGTATGAGAATAGTGGTAGATGCTGAATCCAGGAAAAGAACAATTGGTGCAGGGGATGGTGGAGTTCCTACAAAGAAGACTTGGTTTGACAA GCAAAATTTTAACAGAACAAATAGTCCAGGTTTCCAGAAGAAGGTGCAGTTtggaaatgaaaatacaaaacttGAATTGAGAAAAGTTCCCCCAGAACTTAACAATATCAGCAAACTTAATGAGCACTTCAGTAAGTTTGGAAACTTAGTCAACTTGCAG GTTGCATATCAAGGTGATCCAGAAGGTGCCCTTATTCAGTTTGCCACACACGAGGAAGCAAAGAAAGCTATATCAAGTACAGAAGCAGTATTAAATAATCGTTTTATTAAAGTTTATTGGCATCGAGAGGGCAGTGCACCACAAATCCAAACTACCACACAGAAG GTAATACAACCCTTAGTTCAGCAACCTAGTTTACCAGTAGTGAAACAGTCGGTCAAGGAGCGATTAGGTCCGGTACCTGCAAGTAATATCGAACCTGCAGAAGCACAGAGTGCCAATACAGAAGTCACTCAG aatGTGACTAAATTATCTGTGAAGGATAGACTGGGTTTTGTGTCAAAGCCAGTTACTCCAACAACTGAAAAG GTTTTATCCACTTCTACTGGCTTGACAAAAACTGTGTACAACCCTGCTGCTTTGAAGGCAGCACAGAAATCTTTGCCTGTTGTTTCCACTTCCGTGCTAGACTCTAatgaagcacagaagaaaaaacag GAAGCATTACGACTTCAACAAGATgtgagaaaaaagaagcaagaaatctTAGAGAAGCACATCGAAACACAAAAG ATGCTGATTTCAAAGCTGGAGAAGAATAAAGCCATGAAGtcagaagacaaagcagaaatCATGAAAACACTGGAAATTTTGACTAATAGCATTACCAAGTTAAAGGATGAATTAAAAGGTGTATCACCAGGAGGAGGGACTCctttaaaaagcatgaaaactaAGACTCAG ATGCAGAAAGAGTTACTAGATACTGAACTGGATTTATACAAGAAGATGCAAGCTGGGGAGGAAGTTACTGAATTAAGACGAAAATATACAGAGCTACAGCTGGAA TGTTGTGTTTGA
- the RBM26 gene encoding RNA-binding protein 26 isoform X4, with protein sequence MVVKMIIENFEALKSWLSKTLEPICDADPSALAKYVLALVKKDKSEKELKALCVDQLDVFLQKETQIFVEKLFDAVNTKSYLPPPEQPSSGSLKVEFFQHQEKETKKEEIVKEEEREKKFSRRLNHSPPQSSSRYRDTRSRDERKKDERSRKRDYDRNPPRRDSYRDRYNRRRGRSRSYSRSRSRSWSKERLRDRDRDRSRSRSRTRSRERDLGKPKYDMDRTDPLENNYTPVSSVTNISSGHYPVPTLSSTITVIAPAHHGNNTTESWSEFHEEQLDHNSYGRPPLPKKRCRDYDEKGFCMRGDMCPFDHGSDPVVVEDVNLPGILPFPAQPPVVEGPPPPGLPPPPPILSPPPVNLRPPVPPPGPLPPSLPPVTGPPPPLPPLQPAGMDAPPNSATSSVPTVVTTGIHHQPPPAPPSLFTAETYDTDGYNPEAPSITNTSRPMYRHRVHAQRPNLIGLTSGDMDLPPREKPPNKSSMRIVVDAESRKRTIGAGDGGVPTKKTWFDKQNFNRTNSPGFQKKVQFGNENTKLELRKVPPELNNISKLNEHFSKFGNLVNLQVAYQGDPEGALIQFATHEEAKKAISSTEAVLNNRFIKVYWHREGSAPQIQTTTQKVIQPLVQQPSLPVVKQSVKERLGPVPASNIEPAEAQSANTEVTQNVTKLSVKDRLGFVSKPVTPTTEKVLSTSTGLTKTVYNPAALKAAQKSLPVVSTSVLDSNEAQKKKQEALRLQQDVRKKKQEILEKHIETQKMLISKLEKNKAMKSEDKAEIMKTLEILTNSITKLKDELKGVSPGGGTPLKSMKTKTQMQKELLDTELDLYKKMQAGEEVTELRRKYTELQLEAAKRGILSSVRGRGVHARGRGASRSRGRGIRGRGRGRGVPVHAVVDHRPRALEISAFTESDREDLLPHFAQYGEIEDCQIDDSSLHAVITFKTRAEAEAAAIHGSRFKGQELKLAWNKPVASMSAVETEEAEPDEEEFQEESLVDDSLLQDDDEEEEDNESRSWRR encoded by the exons ATGGTGGTTAAAATGATCATAGAAAACTTCGAGGCGCTGAAATCCTGGCTCAGCAAAACCTTGGAGCCCAT ATGTGATGCAGATCCATCTGCCCTAGCTAAATATGTTCTGGCTTTGGTAAAGAAGGATAAAAGTGAAAAGGAACTGAAGGCGTTGTGTGTTGATCAGCTGGATGTATTTCTTCAGAAAG AAACTCAGATATTTGTGGAAAAACTGTTTGATGCTGTGAATACAAAAAGCTATCTACCTCCACCGGAGCAGCCATCGTCAGGAAGCCTGAAAGTAGAATTTTTTCAGCAccaagaaaaagagacaaaaaaagaagag atagttaaagaggaagagagagagaaaaagtttTCTAGAAGATTAAATCACAGTCCTCCTCAGTCAAGTTCTCGCTACAGAGATACCAG AAGCCgtgatgaaaggaaaaaagatgaacGTTCTCGGAAGAGAGATTATGACCGAAATCCTCCCAGAAGAGATTCTTACAGGGATCGATATAacagaagaagagggaggagtcGGAGCTACAGCAGGAGTCGAAGTAGAAGTTGGAGCAAAGAGAGATTGCGGGACCGGGATCGAGACCGGAGCAGAAGCCGGAGCAGAACACGCAGCAGAG aaaggGATTTGGGAAAGCCAAAATATGATATGGATAGAACAGATCCATTAGAGAACAATTATACTCCAGTTTCTTCTGTGACAAATATTTCATCCGGCCACTACCCTGTCCCTACACTGAGCagcactattactgttattgctccTGCTCATCATGGAAATAACACTACTGAAAGCTGGTCGGAGTTCCATGAAGAGCAGCTGGACCACAACTCCTATGGAAGACCTCCACTGCCAAAAAAACGCTGTAGAGATTATGATG AAAAGGGTTTCTGTATGAGAGGAGACATGTGCCCTTTTGATCATGGAAGTGATCCAGTAGTGGTGGAAGATGTGAATCTTCCTGGCATTCTGCCTTTTCCAGCACAACCCCCTGTTGTCGAAGGACCACCTCCTCCTGGACTTCCTCCCCCTCCACCAATTCTGAGTCCTCCTCCTGTTAACCTTAGACCTCCAGTACCACCACCAGGCCCCTTACCACCTAGCCTTCCACCTGTAACAG GACCACCCCCTCCACTTCCCCCACTGCAGCCTGCTGGCATGGATGCCCCCCCAAACTCAGCAACTAGCTCAGTTCCTACCGTTGTTACAACGGGTATTCATCACCAGCCGCCTCCTGCTCCACCCTCTCTTTTTACAGCAG AAACGTATGACACAGATGGCTATAATCCAGAAGCTCCAAGTATAACAAATACTTCAAGACCTATGTATAGACATAGAGTACATGCCCAAAGACCAAATTTGATAGGACTCACATCAGGTGATATGGATCTACCACCCAGAG AAAAACCTCCTAATAAAAGTAGTATGAGAATAGTGGTAGATGCTGAATCCAGGAAAAGAACAATTGGTGCAGGGGATGGTGGAGTTCCTACAAAGAAGACTTGGTTTGACAA GCAAAATTTTAACAGAACAAATAGTCCAGGTTTCCAGAAGAAGGTGCAGTTtggaaatgaaaatacaaaacttGAATTGAGAAAAGTTCCCCCAGAACTTAACAATATCAGCAAACTTAATGAGCACTTCAGTAAGTTTGGAAACTTAGTCAACTTGCAG GTTGCATATCAAGGTGATCCAGAAGGTGCCCTTATTCAGTTTGCCACACACGAGGAAGCAAAGAAAGCTATATCAAGTACAGAAGCAGTATTAAATAATCGTTTTATTAAAGTTTATTGGCATCGAGAGGGCAGTGCACCACAAATCCAAACTACCACACAGAAG GTAATACAACCCTTAGTTCAGCAACCTAGTTTACCAGTAGTGAAACAGTCGGTCAAGGAGCGATTAGGTCCGGTACCTGCAAGTAATATCGAACCTGCAGAAGCACAGAGTGCCAATACAGAAGTCACTCAG aatGTGACTAAATTATCTGTGAAGGATAGACTGGGTTTTGTGTCAAAGCCAGTTACTCCAACAACTGAAAAG GTTTTATCCACTTCTACTGGCTTGACAAAAACTGTGTACAACCCTGCTGCTTTGAAGGCAGCACAGAAATCTTTGCCTGTTGTTTCCACTTCCGTGCTAGACTCTAatgaagcacagaagaaaaaacag GAAGCATTACGACTTCAACAAGATgtgagaaaaaagaagcaagaaatctTAGAGAAGCACATCGAAACACAAAAG ATGCTGATTTCAAAGCTGGAGAAGAATAAAGCCATGAAGtcagaagacaaagcagaaatCATGAAAACACTGGAAATTTTGACTAATAGCATTACCAAGTTAAAGGATGAATTAAAAGGTGTATCACCAGGAGGAGGGACTCctttaaaaagcatgaaaactaAGACTCAG ATGCAGAAAGAGTTACTAGATACTGAACTGGATTTATACAAGAAGATGCAAGCTGGGGAGGAAGTTACTGAATTAAGACGAAAATATACAGAGCTACAGCTGGAA GCTGCCAAACGAGGGATTCTTTCTTCAGTTCGTGGTAGAGGGGTTCATGCAAGAGGTCGGGGTGCATCACGTAGCAGAGGTAGAGGAATACGAGGCCGGGGTAGAGGCAGAGGAGTTCCTGTGCATGCAGTTGTGGATCATCGACCTAGGGCATTAGAAATCTCTGCATTTACAGAAAGCGATAGAGAAGATCTTCTTCCTCATTTTGCG
- the RBM26 gene encoding RNA-binding protein 26 isoform X5, which translates to MVVKMIIENFEALKSWLSKTLEPICDADPSALAKYVLALVKKDKSEKELKALCVDQLDVFLQKETQIFVEKLFDAVNTKSYLPPPEQPSSGSLKVEFFQHQEKETKKEEIVKEEEREKKFSRRLNHSPPQSSSRYRDTRSRDERKKDERSRKRDYDRNPPRRDSYRDRYNRRRGRSRSYSRSRSRSWSKERLRDRDRDRSRSRSRTRSRGTNSWSLKYERDLGKPKYDMDRTDPLENNYTPVSSVTNISSGHYPVPTLSSTITVIAPAHHGNNTTESWSEFHEEQLDHNSYGRPPLPKKRCRDYDEKGFCMRGDMCPFDHGSDPVVVEDVNLPGILPFPAQPPVVEGPPPPGLPPPPPILSPPPVNLRPPVPPPGPLPPSLPPVTGPPPPLPPLQPAGMDAPPNSATSSVPTVVTTGIHHQPPPAPPSLFTAGVVLRLCPQETYDTDGYNPEAPSITNTSRPMYRHRVHAQRPNLIGLTSGDMDLPPREKPPNKSSMRIVVDAESRKRTIGAGDGGVPTKKTWFDKQNFNRTNSPGFQKKVQFGNENTKLELRKVPPELNNISKLNEHFSKFGNLVNLQVAYQGDPEGALIQFATHEEAKKAISSTEAVLNNRFIKVYWHREGSAPQIQTTTQKVIQPLVQQPSLPVVKQSVKERLGPVPASNIEPAEAQSANTEVTQNVTKLSVKDRLGFVSKPVTPTTEKEALRLQQDVRKKKQEILEKHIETQKMLISKLEKNKAMKSEDKAEIMKTLEILTNSITKLKDELKGVSPGGGTPLKSMKTKTQMQKELLDTELDLYKKMQAGEEVTELRRKYTELQLEAAKRGILSSVRGRGVHARGRGASRSRGRGIRGRGRGRGVPVHAVVDHRPRALEISAFTESDREDLLPHFAQYGEIEDCQIDDSSLHAVITFKTRAEAEAAAIHGSRFKGQELKLAWNKPVASMSAVETEEAEPDEEEFQEESLVDDSLLQDDDEEEEDNESRSWRR; encoded by the exons ATGGTGGTTAAAATGATCATAGAAAACTTCGAGGCGCTGAAATCCTGGCTCAGCAAAACCTTGGAGCCCAT ATGTGATGCAGATCCATCTGCCCTAGCTAAATATGTTCTGGCTTTGGTAAAGAAGGATAAAAGTGAAAAGGAACTGAAGGCGTTGTGTGTTGATCAGCTGGATGTATTTCTTCAGAAAG AAACTCAGATATTTGTGGAAAAACTGTTTGATGCTGTGAATACAAAAAGCTATCTACCTCCACCGGAGCAGCCATCGTCAGGAAGCCTGAAAGTAGAATTTTTTCAGCAccaagaaaaagagacaaaaaaagaagag atagttaaagaggaagagagagagaaaaagtttTCTAGAAGATTAAATCACAGTCCTCCTCAGTCAAGTTCTCGCTACAGAGATACCAG AAGCCgtgatgaaaggaaaaaagatgaacGTTCTCGGAAGAGAGATTATGACCGAAATCCTCCCAGAAGAGATTCTTACAGGGATCGATATAacagaagaagagggaggagtcGGAGCTACAGCAGGAGTCGAAGTAGAAGTTGGAGCAAAGAGAGATTGCGGGACCGGGATCGAGACCGGAGCAGAAGCCGGAGCAGAACACGCAGCAGAGGTACCAACAGTTGGTCTCTAAAATACG aaaggGATTTGGGAAAGCCAAAATATGATATGGATAGAACAGATCCATTAGAGAACAATTATACTCCAGTTTCTTCTGTGACAAATATTTCATCCGGCCACTACCCTGTCCCTACACTGAGCagcactattactgttattgctccTGCTCATCATGGAAATAACACTACTGAAAGCTGGTCGGAGTTCCATGAAGAGCAGCTGGACCACAACTCCTATGGAAGACCTCCACTGCCAAAAAAACGCTGTAGAGATTATGATG AAAAGGGTTTCTGTATGAGAGGAGACATGTGCCCTTTTGATCATGGAAGTGATCCAGTAGTGGTGGAAGATGTGAATCTTCCTGGCATTCTGCCTTTTCCAGCACAACCCCCTGTTGTCGAAGGACCACCTCCTCCTGGACTTCCTCCCCCTCCACCAATTCTGAGTCCTCCTCCTGTTAACCTTAGACCTCCAGTACCACCACCAGGCCCCTTACCACCTAGCCTTCCACCTGTAACAG GACCACCCCCTCCACTTCCCCCACTGCAGCCTGCTGGCATGGATGCCCCCCCAAACTCAGCAACTAGCTCAGTTCCTACCGTTGTTACAACGGGTATTCATCACCAGCCGCCTCCTGCTCCACCCTCTCTTTTTACAGCAGGTGTAGTACTGAGGCTTTGCCCACAAG AAACGTATGACACAGATGGCTATAATCCAGAAGCTCCAAGTATAACAAATACTTCAAGACCTATGTATAGACATAGAGTACATGCCCAAAGACCAAATTTGATAGGACTCACATCAGGTGATATGGATCTACCACCCAGAG AAAAACCTCCTAATAAAAGTAGTATGAGAATAGTGGTAGATGCTGAATCCAGGAAAAGAACAATTGGTGCAGGGGATGGTGGAGTTCCTACAAAGAAGACTTGGTTTGACAA GCAAAATTTTAACAGAACAAATAGTCCAGGTTTCCAGAAGAAGGTGCAGTTtggaaatgaaaatacaaaacttGAATTGAGAAAAGTTCCCCCAGAACTTAACAATATCAGCAAACTTAATGAGCACTTCAGTAAGTTTGGAAACTTAGTCAACTTGCAG GTTGCATATCAAGGTGATCCAGAAGGTGCCCTTATTCAGTTTGCCACACACGAGGAAGCAAAGAAAGCTATATCAAGTACAGAAGCAGTATTAAATAATCGTTTTATTAAAGTTTATTGGCATCGAGAGGGCAGTGCACCACAAATCCAAACTACCACACAGAAG GTAATACAACCCTTAGTTCAGCAACCTAGTTTACCAGTAGTGAAACAGTCGGTCAAGGAGCGATTAGGTCCGGTACCTGCAAGTAATATCGAACCTGCAGAAGCACAGAGTGCCAATACAGAAGTCACTCAG aatGTGACTAAATTATCTGTGAAGGATAGACTGGGTTTTGTGTCAAAGCCAGTTACTCCAACAACTGAAAAG GAAGCATTACGACTTCAACAAGATgtgagaaaaaagaagcaagaaatctTAGAGAAGCACATCGAAACACAAAAG ATGCTGATTTCAAAGCTGGAGAAGAATAAAGCCATGAAGtcagaagacaaagcagaaatCATGAAAACACTGGAAATTTTGACTAATAGCATTACCAAGTTAAAGGATGAATTAAAAGGTGTATCACCAGGAGGAGGGACTCctttaaaaagcatgaaaactaAGACTCAG ATGCAGAAAGAGTTACTAGATACTGAACTGGATTTATACAAGAAGATGCAAGCTGGGGAGGAAGTTACTGAATTAAGACGAAAATATACAGAGCTACAGCTGGAA GCTGCCAAACGAGGGATTCTTTCTTCAGTTCGTGGTAGAGGGGTTCATGCAAGAGGTCGGGGTGCATCACGTAGCAGAGGTAGAGGAATACGAGGCCGGGGTAGAGGCAGAGGAGTTCCTGTGCATGCAGTTGTGGATCATCGACCTAGGGCATTAGAAATCTCTGCATTTACAGAAAGCGATAGAGAAGATCTTCTTCCTCATTTTGCG
- the RBM26 gene encoding RNA-binding protein 26 isoform X2, with amino-acid sequence MVVKMIIENFEALKSWLSKTLEPICDADPSALAKYVLALVKKDKSEKELKALCVDQLDVFLQKETQIFVEKLFDAVNTKSYLPPPEQPSSGSLKVEFFQHQEKETKKEEIVKEEEREKKFSRRLNHSPPQSSSRYRDTRSRDERKKDERSRKRDYDRNPPRRDSYRDRYNRRRGRSRSYSRSRSRSWSKERLRDRDRDRSRSRSRTRSRERDLGKPKYDMDRTDPLENNYTPVSSVTNISSGHYPVPTLSSTITVIAPAHHGNNTTESWSEFHEEQLDHNSYGRPPLPKKRCRDYDEKGFCMRGDMCPFDHGSDPVVVEDVNLPGILPFPAQPPVVEGPPPPGLPPPPPILSPPPVNLRPPVPPPGPLPPSLPPVTGPPPPLPPLQPAGMDAPPNSATSSVPTVVTTGIHHQPPPAPPSLFTAGVVLRLCPQETYDTDGYNPEAPSITNTSRPMYRHRVHAQRPNLIGLTSGDMDLPPREKPPNKSSMRIVVDAESRKRTIGAGDGGVPTKKTWFDKQNFNRTNSPGFQKKVQFGNENTKLELRKVPPELNNISKLNEHFSKFGNLVNLQVAYQGDPEGALIQFATHEEAKKAISSTEAVLNNRFIKVYWHREGSAPQIQTTTQKVIQPLVQQPSLPVVKQSVKERLGPVPASNIEPAEAQSANTEVTQNVTKLSVKDRLGFVSKPVTPTTEKVLSTSTGLTKTVYNPAALKAAQKSLPVVSTSVLDSNEAQKKKQEALRLQQDVRKKKQEILEKHIETQKMLISKLEKNKAMKSEDKAEIMKTLEILTNSITKLKDELKGVSPGGGTPLKSMKTKTQMQKELLDTELDLYKKMQAGEEVTELRRKYTELQLEAAKRGILSSVRGRGVHARGRGASRSRGRGIRGRGRGRGVPVHAVVDHRPRALEISAFTESDREDLLPHFAQYGEIEDCQIDDSSLHAVITFKTRAEAEAAAIHGSRFKGQELKLAWNKPVASMSAVETEEAEPDEEEFQEESLVDDSLLQDDDEEEEDNESRSWRR; translated from the exons ATGGTGGTTAAAATGATCATAGAAAACTTCGAGGCGCTGAAATCCTGGCTCAGCAAAACCTTGGAGCCCAT ATGTGATGCAGATCCATCTGCCCTAGCTAAATATGTTCTGGCTTTGGTAAAGAAGGATAAAAGTGAAAAGGAACTGAAGGCGTTGTGTGTTGATCAGCTGGATGTATTTCTTCAGAAAG AAACTCAGATATTTGTGGAAAAACTGTTTGATGCTGTGAATACAAAAAGCTATCTACCTCCACCGGAGCAGCCATCGTCAGGAAGCCTGAAAGTAGAATTTTTTCAGCAccaagaaaaagagacaaaaaaagaagag atagttaaagaggaagagagagagaaaaagtttTCTAGAAGATTAAATCACAGTCCTCCTCAGTCAAGTTCTCGCTACAGAGATACCAG AAGCCgtgatgaaaggaaaaaagatgaacGTTCTCGGAAGAGAGATTATGACCGAAATCCTCCCAGAAGAGATTCTTACAGGGATCGATATAacagaagaagagggaggagtcGGAGCTACAGCAGGAGTCGAAGTAGAAGTTGGAGCAAAGAGAGATTGCGGGACCGGGATCGAGACCGGAGCAGAAGCCGGAGCAGAACACGCAGCAGAG aaaggGATTTGGGAAAGCCAAAATATGATATGGATAGAACAGATCCATTAGAGAACAATTATACTCCAGTTTCTTCTGTGACAAATATTTCATCCGGCCACTACCCTGTCCCTACACTGAGCagcactattactgttattgctccTGCTCATCATGGAAATAACACTACTGAAAGCTGGTCGGAGTTCCATGAAGAGCAGCTGGACCACAACTCCTATGGAAGACCTCCACTGCCAAAAAAACGCTGTAGAGATTATGATG AAAAGGGTTTCTGTATGAGAGGAGACATGTGCCCTTTTGATCATGGAAGTGATCCAGTAGTGGTGGAAGATGTGAATCTTCCTGGCATTCTGCCTTTTCCAGCACAACCCCCTGTTGTCGAAGGACCACCTCCTCCTGGACTTCCTCCCCCTCCACCAATTCTGAGTCCTCCTCCTGTTAACCTTAGACCTCCAGTACCACCACCAGGCCCCTTACCACCTAGCCTTCCACCTGTAACAG GACCACCCCCTCCACTTCCCCCACTGCAGCCTGCTGGCATGGATGCCCCCCCAAACTCAGCAACTAGCTCAGTTCCTACCGTTGTTACAACGGGTATTCATCACCAGCCGCCTCCTGCTCCACCCTCTCTTTTTACAGCAGGTGTAGTACTGAGGCTTTGCCCACAAG AAACGTATGACACAGATGGCTATAATCCAGAAGCTCCAAGTATAACAAATACTTCAAGACCTATGTATAGACATAGAGTACATGCCCAAAGACCAAATTTGATAGGACTCACATCAGGTGATATGGATCTACCACCCAGAG AAAAACCTCCTAATAAAAGTAGTATGAGAATAGTGGTAGATGCTGAATCCAGGAAAAGAACAATTGGTGCAGGGGATGGTGGAGTTCCTACAAAGAAGACTTGGTTTGACAA GCAAAATTTTAACAGAACAAATAGTCCAGGTTTCCAGAAGAAGGTGCAGTTtggaaatgaaaatacaaaacttGAATTGAGAAAAGTTCCCCCAGAACTTAACAATATCAGCAAACTTAATGAGCACTTCAGTAAGTTTGGAAACTTAGTCAACTTGCAG GTTGCATATCAAGGTGATCCAGAAGGTGCCCTTATTCAGTTTGCCACACACGAGGAAGCAAAGAAAGCTATATCAAGTACAGAAGCAGTATTAAATAATCGTTTTATTAAAGTTTATTGGCATCGAGAGGGCAGTGCACCACAAATCCAAACTACCACACAGAAG GTAATACAACCCTTAGTTCAGCAACCTAGTTTACCAGTAGTGAAACAGTCGGTCAAGGAGCGATTAGGTCCGGTACCTGCAAGTAATATCGAACCTGCAGAAGCACAGAGTGCCAATACAGAAGTCACTCAG aatGTGACTAAATTATCTGTGAAGGATAGACTGGGTTTTGTGTCAAAGCCAGTTACTCCAACAACTGAAAAG GTTTTATCCACTTCTACTGGCTTGACAAAAACTGTGTACAACCCTGCTGCTTTGAAGGCAGCACAGAAATCTTTGCCTGTTGTTTCCACTTCCGTGCTAGACTCTAatgaagcacagaagaaaaaacag GAAGCATTACGACTTCAACAAGATgtgagaaaaaagaagcaagaaatctTAGAGAAGCACATCGAAACACAAAAG ATGCTGATTTCAAAGCTGGAGAAGAATAAAGCCATGAAGtcagaagacaaagcagaaatCATGAAAACACTGGAAATTTTGACTAATAGCATTACCAAGTTAAAGGATGAATTAAAAGGTGTATCACCAGGAGGAGGGACTCctttaaaaagcatgaaaactaAGACTCAG ATGCAGAAAGAGTTACTAGATACTGAACTGGATTTATACAAGAAGATGCAAGCTGGGGAGGAAGTTACTGAATTAAGACGAAAATATACAGAGCTACAGCTGGAA GCTGCCAAACGAGGGATTCTTTCTTCAGTTCGTGGTAGAGGGGTTCATGCAAGAGGTCGGGGTGCATCACGTAGCAGAGGTAGAGGAATACGAGGCCGGGGTAGAGGCAGAGGAGTTCCTGTGCATGCAGTTGTGGATCATCGACCTAGGGCATTAGAAATCTCTGCATTTACAGAAAGCGATAGAGAAGATCTTCTTCCTCATTTTGCG